DNA from Balaenoptera ricei isolate mBalRic1 chromosome 6, mBalRic1.hap2, whole genome shotgun sequence:
ttatttaaaacatttaatgaatAGGAAGTAAATGCACATGGTGAAAAATCATTGAAAAGTTGTGATATGAGAAGTAATCTCTTTTATTCTGGAACAGTTCCTTATTGATGCTTGacttttataaatgttaaatacTACAAGCCAATTATTTTGTAGTATGtcttcaatttgggtttgtctgatgtttcctcatgttaGTTTTAGGTTATATATCTTTGGTAGGAATAGCACACAAGCGAGGCTGGTTTCTTATTTTATCCTATCAGGTGATGATTTTCATTAATCCTGTTACTGATGATGTTCAATttaatcacttggttaaggtgttgTCTGTCTGCCAGACTTTTATACTataaagctttccttttttttttgagtagagGTATTTTGAGACTCTGTATATATCTTTCTATTCATcatacttttcattcattcattcattcatttatattcacATGGGCTcatggttttctattttatttggttAATTATAGTCtgcaatcaatatttatttatttatttttcttttttctttggcggTGCTGagtgacttgtgggatcttagttcccctagcagggatcaaacctgggctccctgcagtggaagcacagagtcctaaccactggaccaccagggaattcccatgtaatcaatatttattttgatgtttatgTTGTCTCAGGTTTGGACAGTGGGAGCCCCTTCAAACTGGCTTCTGGATCCTTTTGACATATCGCTATCattctttgaacattttcttaCTTTATCATACAACATGTGTCAGGAGCGTCTTGTATTTTCTGGCAACCAGtgctagaatcagccatttctccaaaatgCCCTGGTTTAATTTACTGGAGTATGGTATTTAGAAGCCATTATGTAGGTTCTAACTGTGGTAAGTATGTTCATTGCTATTGGGGTGTTACTGTTCCATGTCTTCTCAGtggacacacatatatatatgtgtatgtgtgtatatatatatgtatatatacacacatacacatatatacatatatatgtgtgtgtttatataacaTGTGTAATATGTATTATAATGTACATATAATATGcatctatatatttttctgtgtctgtatATATTGAAAGCTGTGAGTTCACACTAATACCTCCAATTCCAGTTAAATATCCAACACTGCAGGATTCATTGTAGTTTTCTTCCTCTCCGTATCTGTAACTTCCTTCTCCAGTAGTGAGAAATCTGTCTCCCACTCTTCTTAAAACAGGAAACACTTGTGATGTTTGGTAgaccaatattaattcttcctctCTCAACTTGGGGTCTACATGGGACAGTAATTATGCAACGTGAAAACATGGATAATAGAGTTTTGTTTGATAATTTAATCTGCATTTGATAATttaatctttgaaaatattaaatagagtAGAATCTCTAATTTTACATTTGTAGGTATTTATACTATGTTATCACTGCCAAGAGAAGCAAAATCTTAGTTTGATATCTCAGGAGATGATCATACTGTCATACTGCAGATGAGGGAAATGAATTATCTGATATGAAATTGTCTTTATAAAAAACTTCCTGACTTTATATCtttagtggaaataaaaacaactgaTTCCAAGTTGCAGCTATGAGCAAATCTCTGAGTTtatttaaagcatttatttaaaaatgtttctttttagttGGAAAACCTTTTGATAATTTTCTAACCTGCCagctaccattttattttctaaaatttatggtTATCATTAGAATCAGGTATAAAATGTTATACTTTCTCAcatttacatgttttaaaattaaggaaTCTTTAATTAAGGGTGATATTTGATTCATTAATGGTAATGTATCTCTTCTAATAATTATAAGTGTCTTAAATGTGGTATcagctattctttttcagatctttGGCCTGGGATCACTTTTCCACCCACACAGTTCCCTTTTCATGTCTTTAAGTACTGCTGACTAGGCTGGGCTTCTCTAATCTCCAGTTTTGCAGATTCATTTTAGCTGTTAAATAGGAAGCTTAAACTcaacatgaacaaaacaaaatgcttgtttttgtttttgttttcctttcagttttattgagatataaatgacataCAGCGCTAAGttgaaggtgtacagcataatgatttgacttacatacatcatgaaatcattaccacaataagtttagtgaacatccatcatcacatatagactcaaaataaaaagtattttttccttgtgatgagaactcttaggatttactttccTAACAATTTTCATACATACAGCAgtcttaattatattaatcatgttgtatattacatccctagtacttacttattttataactggaagtttgtatcttttgaccacttTCATTCAATTCTGCCTCCTTCCACCTCCACCTCCGGTAACCACAAAATCTGATCTccttttctgagtttgtttttgaagtataattgacctaaaacactatgttagtttcaCAGAGTGAAACATAGTGTTTCAGTATTTCTGTgtgttacaaaatgatcaccactatactagttactatctgtcaccaaacaaagatattacattattattgattatattctctACATTGTATACttcatccccatgactcatttatttttgtaattggaattttgtacctcttaatctccctcacctattttgctcatcctccagcctccttccctctgacaagctattctctgtatctatgactctgtttctgttttgttatatttgttcatgtgTTGTTTTTTTAGAATCTACACATAATAGAAATCATACATTATgtctttctctgtgacttatttcactttgcacaatacactctgggtccatccatgttgtttcaaatggcagaatttcattctttttttatgtctgaataatattccattgtatatatatatacaccacatctttagtcattcatctgttgatgggcacttgggttgcttccatatcttggctattataaatagtgctgctgtgaacattggcgtgcatgtatcatttcaaattagtgctttcatttttttccagatatatacccaggagtgagatttctggatcatatggtagttctgtttctagttttttgaggaacctccatactgttttctatagtggcctcaccaatttaccttcccaccaacagtgcatgagggttcctttttctttctttttttcacatccttgcaaacacttgtcatttgttatctttttttttccaaaaatttcaaTGTTTATTTACACATTGCAtatcaaaaagtttgaaaaaaaaagtttcaacagGAAGTTAGCAAATTCTCATAGATCTGCCTGTTTCTAGCACTTGGGGGAGATGGGAGTCTTGTAGTTCTTAGAGACTGGAATCCTGATGGCAGAACTTCAGATGTTCTCATCACTTGCCAAGGAAGTGCCATACTTGATCTTCTTCATTACTTCCTTTATTCAGTGAAAATGACACTGATTCAACTAATGATCTAGCTTCCTCTTGAGAGCAATGGAAAGGGCTATCACATACCTGCACATTTGTCCAATTTATAGCCCCTCCATCACACTTCTCCATAAGCAATGCTTTGCAACATTCATGAGTAGATTTAATAACTTTAAGAGCAAAAGCCCTGTTATTGAATTCTCCATTAAAAGCAAACTGGTTTTCCAGTTTTCCCTCTGGTATCTTATAAAATCTAAACCAATTAAGTGTAGCTTCTAAGTAACCAGGTTTGTACTTCTTAACATCTTCAGTATCATGAAACTTTGAGGCTTCAGGATCATTCACATTGATAGCAATTAATTTCCAATCTGTTTCACCCTGATCAATAAGAGCCAGAATTCCAGGGCTCTTCACATGAACAACATCTCCACGAGAAAGAACCTTTGAGCCTATCTCACAAACATCAATAGGATTATTATCTCCACAGCAGTCTGTGCTCTTATCTTTTAGATGGGGATCTTCCCAAGTCTGAGGGAGGGCACCATAATTCCATATATAACCCTTGTGAGGAAAGATATTGACCACATAGGGAAGCTTGCCATCCTTTACATCTTGTTTAATGGGATTCAATGACTCCTCTGTGGCAATCTCCATTTTAGCATTTGTCCACGGAGGTACTTCTACAACCATATTAAACAAATTCTCATATTCATCATTTCGTGCTCTCTTTGTAGGAATGCCATTTTCCTCTTCAGAGGAATATCATGAAAGGGGGAAATGTAGTGACCAGCTACATTCTTGAAACAGAGGCAGGAACCGGGAGAGTGGGGCTGGCCGTGCTCCTCCGTGCGGTACAGGGCCATGGCGGAGCGCGGCCGGGGCCCTGAGCTCGCTCCCTGTGGCAGGTGGGCAGCGGCGCCGGCGGCGGGGGCGCCAATGCGCCAGGCCCAGCTGGTCTGTTGTCTGTTTGATTCCTTAACTATTCttacatgtgtgaggtgatatctaattgtggttttgatttgtatttccctgatgatcagtgatgttaagcatcttttcatgtgcctgctggccattttctttggaaaaatatcagttcagttcctctgctcattttttaattggattgtttgtttatttgatattaagttatatgagttctttgtatactttgatattaactccttattggatatattgtttgcagatttcttctcccattcagccggtggccttttcgttttgttggtagtttcctttgctgtactttttagtttgatgtagtcccatttgtttatttgcttttgtttcctttgcttgtttgttttttaagtcaaaCCTTACCTTCTCACATTTTCCCCTATTTCTATAAGTAGCAACATCCTTCTTTGAGTTTCTGAGGTCAAAAATTTTGCAGTTAGCTTTGACTTTTTTCTCACTCTCATACCCATAATTGGTCCAGCATTAAATCTTTTATAGTATATTCAGAATCTGTCTAATGCTCTCTACCTGCTTCCTCTTCAGTCATAGTGATTCAAGCTACCGTCATCTCTTGCCTAAATTCTTCTGGTAGCTTCCAAATTGTCTTCCTGCTTCCATGTTTGCCTTACCATCTGTTCTCCACCTTGAAGCcagactgatattttaaaaacgtacattatatcattttatttctctgctcaaaacttCCAGGAGCTTCTCTTTTTAACTCAGAAAAAAGCCCAATGGCCTCTGCATACCTTACATTTGATCTAAGTTTTTTCTACGTCTTAGGCCTCATCTCcaacattctttccttttcttgttctgCTCTAGCCATACTACTGGCGTTCTTGCTGTTCTTTGAACATACTAAACATTtgcctacctcagggcctttgcagttACTATTCTCTCAGGCCAGAATGCTCTTTAATCTGATATTTTCTTGGCTTAaatccttcagtttttttcaggtctcttgctcaaatatcaccttatcAGAAAAAGCTTTCCTGACTGCCCTAAGTAAAATTAACCTACCTCTTCATGCTCCTTATCCCCCTTTCctgtttaatatttttccatagcacttgtcaccatctaacatattttttatataattaacATTGTATTTTACATACAGTCTATctgaataaattatattatatatatttagtataatGTATGTTGACTTATAGCCCCCACTAGACTATAAAGTCCATGGAATCAGggactttgatttttttattatgtgTCCTCAGTGTTTGTAACAGTTCTTAAAACGTAATTGGTGTTCCATTAATATTCGTgggataagtaaataaataaatttaccttATTAGAGAAAGAATTTCCTTTGTTCAGATTCTAATAGTACCAGTCAAGTTAAGACATTTCCTgttgctttcttctcttctctttgccTAGTTCCATCCCTGATGGAAACAGAAGCAATTTTGTGTGTGGAGATGAGAGTTGGATGGGCTAAAAAATGCAAGGgaggaaatagagaaaaagaagaccATACCCTTCTTCTCCACTTTAAGTGTCCCAGCTTGAAACTACTACCAATTGGCAGAGGGAAGAAGTTTTAACTTTAAATCAAGTTGGTGTTTTGATTAATAAACTGGACTAGACATTATTATTACTGAGCTAGATTATTCTTGGCACTAAAAGTAACTTAAAAGAAGAGTGTCTAAGAAAATTATGGGACCTTCCCTTACCCAACATTTTCTTCGAAGGACAAGAGAAACAAATGAATCTGCAGATTGGTTATAAAGGACCTAGTATAAAGGGAATGAATgaagttgttgtttgtttgtttgggtttttttttttgtctgcattctGTGGAGTTCTGCTTAATCAACGTAATGGTTACCCTTCTATTGTGCTCTTTATCACAATGGTTAGTAATCTGTTGTTTACGTGTCTGTCTCCCTTACTAGACTATGAGTGTAAGAAGAGAGGGCCAGTGTTTTATTAAGCCTGTTTATCCAAGACCCACTGTGGTGCCTGAAACATAGCAACCATTTAGTGTTTGTTGAATagcaccctcctcccccagcctctcttcTCACCTCAATTCAAGAGTTACCTGCATACCAAAATACGTTGAGTATCAAAAGTGCAATATTTGGTGATATAAAAGAGGCTGATTGCTTAGATATTTAGAGATTATACTGTATTCCAAGGTTTAGATCTGCTTACCACAATGAAAATTTAATATCACTCCATTCTATACTCTAAGGGAAAACACTTTACTTCTGATGTATCACAGGGTTgcctttattcttcctttcttgctCAGGCTCTCAGCCACTTAATCTGTCTCCCCCGGCAGGGTATGAATGTGGCTTTTATGGAATCCAGTGTTTAGaataaaagctgaaaataatCCTCTTCTCTCGACATCTGGTATTGCTGTGATGCCTTTTAAAGGCAGAGCTTGAACCCttattatttaaaagtttgaaagtcAACATCTTCTGTATGCTTGtggcaaatgcaaaaaaaattgaCGACTTTTTGAAAGACTGTGGAGAGAGCCTGTATTTTAGTATAAAAACTACAGCATCATTGTCACTATGATCCAGAGGCGAAAAGTTATAAAACATTTTGGCTCAAAGAGATGCCACAtgaatttaataattttcatGTGGATAATCATTTTCCAAACAAACTGTAGCCATGACTTAATCCCTCCTAGAAAGACAGGAGTGTATCTTCAAACAAACTGCCTAAGCTGTTTGTTCACAGTTTGCTTTTTGATTCAGCAAGATGGATTATGAGGGGTAACAACCAGAGCTGTGACAGCTTTGGCTAAATCCCACCTGGCGTTCAGTCCAtttgtttctcctttaaaaagCTCTCCAAGTTCATAATTCTACAAAAGGCTCAATCAAAGTCACTGGAGGAGTGACTTGGCTTAAGGGTGGTGGTagtggcggggttgggggggtggtgttgggggaggggtttAATATGCCAAGTAGAAGATCTATTGTTATTGAAAaattcttcatttgttttatttacatagtgaaagcaacccaagtatgAATCCAATTTGAAAAATGCAGTACTTTGGCTGACTGTGAAGTGAAGTAAAAACATTTAAGTCCTATCCCACTGCTTTTAGTGAGTCTTTCCTGGTCAGTGACAGCCCAGTGACCCTTCTTGGGGCACAGTGCGGCTGCCATTTTCCTGACCTCTAGACGTTGTTTCTTCCATAGCACTCATCCAcaatcatattatatatatgatacacATGTGAAACCTCCTCCATCATATTTATTAGCCTATCTCCTTCCTACTATGATTACTATCACCTTCATTCCCCTCACCCTGGCTAAAAGTGTCagtagggaaggaaagaagaatttgGTAGTCTTTCATTGCATATGAGAGTTCCTGACAGAGGAATTGCAAAATACAGGACTAAATGGCtactaagtatttcttttttcagttgtaGGATGCCATGTTAGATATCTCACAGTTCTTTAGTTTCTTGGTTAGAATAGGCAAGTTAGTGTTAATTGCTTATGGTCAGCAGCTGTCCACTTTGGGATATCAACATATTGGTCAGTCTTCATTACTCATGAAGTGGGTAGCAGATAATTTGCCATTCATAATTAAAATGCTGACATTTAAgaataaattagtttaaaaatggGAGCTAAATCAAAACCATCCGTATTTACAGTAAAATCAGTTTATCTTTACTTGCATTGAAGCAGCAAAAGAGAGTGTAGAGTTAGCATGAAGAATTGTTGACAATGTCTATGGGAGTATTACATTCCTGGGAGGACAAAATGTTAGGAAACACTGATCTTTGCTTCAAAGCCCTAGAAAGTAGAAGCAAGAGATGGCAAAATTAGATTGCCTTATACTCTTTCATTCCTTGTCATCATTCCCTGTATGGACAGTAATTTTGTACCTGATGCTACCTTCCTAAAGTCATCTTTGAGACTTGGTTTCTAACGTATAACTGCTTAGCATGCATTTGATCCCATATgctaacaagaaaggaaaactataaatCCAATCTTGCTTTGAGATTGAACTATGGATTTCAATTACTATATCAAACCTTATACCTGAATTGTTGTTAAGCGCCAACGTTATTTGCATCTAACTTCCTCTTCCTTTATTTGCATACCTATCATGGATAGTGCTAAGCAGGAGTACAGGGGCACAAGGGTTGTCAACCtttgggaaaaggaaataaattttagaa
Protein-coding regions in this window:
- the LOC132367874 gene encoding LOW QUALITY PROTEIN: inorganic pyrophosphatase 2, mitochondrial-like (The sequence of the model RefSeq protein was modified relative to this genomic sequence to represent the inferred CDS: inserted 1 base in 1 codon); translated protein: MALYRTEEHGQPHSPGSCLCFKNVAGHYISPFHDIPLXEENGIPTKRARNDEYENLFNMVVEVPPWTNAKMEIATEESLNPIKQDVKDGKLPYVVNIFPHKGYIWNYGALPQTWEDPHLKDKSTDCCGDNNPIDVCEIGSKVLSRGDVVHVKSPGILALIDQGETDWKLIAINVNDPEASKFHDTEDVKKYKPGYLEATLNWFRFYKIPEGKLENQFAFNGEFNNRAFALKVIKSTHECCKALLMEKCDGGAINWTNVQVCDSPFHCSQEEARSLVESVSFSLNKGSNEEDQVWHFLGK